The genomic interval TAACACCCCGGCTTCGCTAGCGTCGGACGTGCCCTCCCTCGACAGTGTGCGGACGCGCTGGAGCGAACTGACCGCGTTCGACTCGACGGGCGTCGCGGTCGTCGTGGCCGTCCTCACGGGCGCGCTCACGTTCGTGGTCGCGCTCGGCGCGCTCTCCGTTCTCGAACGCGTCGTCTCCTACTCGTCGCTCCTCGGCGTCGCGACGACGATAGTTTCGTTCGTCTGTTCGTACGCGGCCGTCTGTTACGCCGCGACCAGCGTCATGGAAAAGCGACGTGGTTAGTCGTCGTCCTCGGGCCAGTCGGCGTTCCCGAAGAACTCGACGCCCATCTTCTGCGCGGAGCGCGAAATCATGTGCGCGCCGGTCGGCGTGGTGAGGAAGAGGAAGACGATGCCGACGAGCGACGTGAGGCCCTCGCCGGACGGGCCGAAGTAGACGAACCCGGCGAGGAAGATGGACGCCGCGCCGAGCGTGGTCGCCTTCGACGTGGCGTGCATGCGGTTGTACACGTCGGGCAGGCGGAGCAGGCCGAGCGTGCCGATGGTGAGGAAGACGCTTCCGACGACGAGCAATGCGGTGACGACGGCGGCGGTGAGCGTGTTCATTGGATGATGTCCCCCTCGATGACGTACTTCGCGACGGTGACGGTGCTGACGAACCCGACGATAGCCAGGACGAGGCCGATGAGGACGAACAGGCCGCGGCCGGTCGCGAGCGCGAACAGGACGCCGATGGCGACGACGTTCGTGCCGATGGTGTCCAGCGCGACGACGCGGTCGGGGACGGTCGGCCCCTGAATCACGCGATAGCTACAGGCGAGCGTGAGGAGCGCGGCGACGACCAGCGAGGCATGAATCGCGTAGTCGAGGAACGCGGGGACGGCGGCCTCACTCGCCACCGGACTCACCCCCGTTCTCCGCGTCCCGCTCGGGGACGGGGTCGCCGGGTTTCAGTTCCTCGTCGAAGATGACGAGCGCGTAGTCCTCCCACGTCCGGATGGGGTCGATGACCTCCTCGTCCGTCGTGGCGGCCATTGCGTGCACGTAGAGCGCGTTCTGGTCGTCGTCGTAGTCCATGGTGAGCGTGCCGGGTGTGAGCGTGATGCTGTTCGCGATGGTCGTGATGGCGATGTCGCGTTCGACCCGCAACGGAACCGTCACGACCCGGGGTTCGATTGGGAGTCGGGGGTCGACGACGCGGCGCGCCACGTCGAAGTTCGCGGTGAGGAGTTCCCAGAGGAACACCGCGATGTAGAGCACCGCGTAGGGGACGGTGCGCGCGAGGCGCACGAGGTTGACGCGGCCGGTGAAGAACTCGCGGAACACGTACGCGGTCGGGAGGCCGAGCGCGAGGCCGATGAGGGACTCCTGGGCGAGGTTCCGCGCGGTGAAGCGGACGCCCCTGACGAACAGCCAAAGGACGGCGAGCGCGACGCCGGTCGCCTGCCAGCGCTTCACGGGGAGTTTCACGCGTGACCACCTCCCTGTTCGAGGACGGACGTGATGTACGCGGTGCGGTCGAGCGCGGCGTCAGCGCCCGCGCGGGCGAACTCCAGAATCGGGTTGAAGCCGACGCCGGCGGCGACGACGCCGAGCGCGAGCGCGACGACGCACGCCACCTGCACGCTGTCGGCGTCCCAGCCCGCGACCGCGGCCGACTGTTCGCCCCAGAACCCGCGGTTCCAGGCGTTCGAGACGTAGGCGACGGTGAGTATCGCGCCCACCAGCGCGGCCGCGAGTCCGACGACCACGTCGGTCTGCGCGAGCGCGTCGAACACGAGGAACTTCCCGAAGAATCCGACGAGCGGCGGGATGCCGACGAGGCCGAGGCCGCCGAGAAGGAACGCGCCGGCGACCACGGGCGACTGCCGTGCGAGGCCGCCGAGGTCGTCCAGCCGCCTCGTCCCCGCGGCGTCCTCGACGACGCCGGAGAGGAGGAAGAGCAGGCTCTTCGCAAGCGCGTGGGTGAGCGAGTAGACGAGCGCGGCGGCGATACCGACGGCGGCGAGTTCCGGGCGGAGCGCGGCCGCGGCGAGCGCCGCGAAGATGAACCCGACCTGGCCGATGCTCGAATACGCGAGCAGGCGGTCGAGGTCGTGCTGGCCGACGGCGGCGATACCGCCGAACAGCATGCTCAGGACGGCGCTGGCGAGCAGGACGATGCCGAAGAAGCCCAGGACGGTGTCGCCGGGCACGGCGAGGTCGGTGAGGGGTGCGGCGGCGAACACGGTGAAGTAGAGGCGGATGACGGCGTAGACGCCGACTTTCTTCACGACGCCCGCGAGCACGGCGGAGACGGGCGCGGGCGCGGCGGCGTACGCGTCCGGCACCCACCAGTGGAAGGGAACCGCGCCGGCCTTCACCATGAACACCGCGAACAGGAGCGCGGTGAGGCCGAGGACGGGCGCGACGTGGACGCCGTACTGCTGGGCGTTCGCGAGGCGGTGCGCCATGTCCGCCATGTTGAGCGTGCCCGTGGTGGCGTACAGGCCGCCGATGGCGAGCAGCATGACGGCGCTCCCGACGAGGTTGAGCACGACGTACCGGAGGGTCGCGGTCGTCTGCTCCGGCCCCGAGTAGAAGACGACGAGGACGTAACTGGAGAGGAGCATCACTTCGAACCAGACGAAGAGGTTGAAGATGTCGCCGGTGAGGAAGGAGCCGGTGACGCCGACCACCATCAGGTGGAAGAGCGGGTGGAAGGACACCTTCTGGCCGAACGCGGAGACGTGGCGGGTCGCGTACACGAGCGCGGGCAGGGTGACGACGGCGGAGATGGCGAGCATGAACGCCGACAGCGAGTCCGCGACGAGCACGATGCCGTAGGGTGCGACCCAGTCTCCGAGGTGGTAGACCGCGGGGCCGCCCGAGGGGTAGACCGCGGTGACGAGCCACGCGACGGCGGCGACGTACCCGAGTCCGCCGAGCACGCTGAGCGCGCGCTGAACGCGGCCGAACCGCCGGGTGAGGAGCGTGAGGATGGCTGTGCAGAGTGCGACGAGTAACGGCGCGATGACGAACTGATTCATAGTTCCTCCAGGTCGATAGTGCCGTGTTCTTCGTAGACGCGGTACGTCAGCGCGAGCGCGAACGCCGTCGTCCCGAACCCGATGACGATGGCGGTGAGGACGAGCGCCTGCACGAGCGGGTCGGTCGTCCCCGAGAACGGCGGGCCGTGGTGGCTCAGCACGGGGACGGAACCCGCGATGTCGCCCATCGTGATGAGGTAGGCGTTCGCGGCCTGACTGATGATGGTGACGCCCCAGACGACACGCACCACGTCCCTGCGGAGGACGAGGTAGGTGCCGAACGCGAACAGCGCGCCGAGCACGACGGCGAGGGTCGTTTCAGTCATTCTTCACCCACCACCGAGAGAATCGTGAGGAGGCTGCCGACGACGACGCAGTAGACGCCGAAGTCGAACACCACCGCGGACGCGAGTTCCATGTGGTCGTAGAGCGGGAAGGACGCGTACGTGTAGCCGTACGACATGAACGGCATGCCGAGCGCGACGAAGGCGAGGCCGCTCCCCGCGGCGACGGCGAGACCGACGGCGAACAGCCGGCGGTAGTCGGAGACCAGTCCGTGCTGGATGTGTTCGACGCTCCCGCCGATGGAGCGCTGGAAGACGGTCTCTTCGAGGAAGTCGAGGCCGTACGCGATGTAGACCAGTGCGAGGCCGGTGGCGGTGAGGACGCCCGCGATGAACCCGCCGCCGGGGAGGTTGTGGCCCTGCAGGAACAGCGCGAACGACGTGATGAACACGATGGGAACCGCGAGCCGCGTGACCGTGCGGAGGATTATCGTGCTCATTCCGCCTCACCTCCGCGTTCCCGCATCGCGATGAGGGTCACCACGGAGAGCGCGGCGATCGCGACGACGGCGATTTCGCCCATCGTGTCGAACGCACGGAGGTCGACGAGGATGACGTTCACGATGTTCGTCCCGCCGCCCTCCTCCACCGCGAGTTCGACGATGTGTTCGGTGTCGATGCCGGAGACGGGGTTCATGCTCGCGGACGGGTCGCTCCCCGCGGTGGCGAGCAGGACGGTCACCGTGACCGTCGCGCCCACGAGCACGGAGAGACCGGCGTCCCGGAGCTTCCGGGAGAGTCGGGTCTCGCCGTAGTAGGACGGCAGTCGGTCGAGCACGAGCAGGAAGATGACGAGCACGAGCGTCTCGACGACGAGCTGGGTGAGCGCGAGGTCGGGCGCGCTCGCGAGGATGTAGAAGATGGCGAGCATGAACCCGAGGATGGAGAGCGTGAGCACGCCCGTCGTGTGCGAGGGCGCGACGGTCACCGCGGCCGCGGCGACGACGGCGGTGACGAGGACGAGGAGGAGCGGAATCGACAGCGAGTACGAGAGCGGGGGCAGGGACGCGCCGACGGCGGCGTACCCGGCGAGCGCGAGGCCCGCGGTGGCGGCGAGCGTCCAGGCGGCGTACGTGCGGAGCTGGCCGGTCTGGACGACGCGCGCCGCGCCCCGGGAGACGCCGTCGAGGCCGCCGACGGCGGTGTCGTACCACCAGTCGGCGCGAACCGGCGGAACCGCGCGGAAGAGCGCGTGGAGCGCGTCGTGGATGCGACCGTACGCCGGATAGGCGACGAGGCCGAGCGCGATGGTCGCGGCGCTCATCGCGAGCGCGGGACTGACGTACGTCGGAACGTAGTAGGAGAACTCGTGGCCGCCGTGGCCGCCGACGGTCGTGCTGTTCACGATACCGGCGACGAACTCCGTGATTGGCGCGAAGCCCGCGTGGAATGACGCGAGCAGGCCGTTGAGGC from Salarchaeum japonicum carries:
- the mnhG gene encoding monovalent cation/H(+) antiporter subunit G, yielding MNTLTAAVVTALLVVGSVFLTIGTLGLLRLPDVYNRMHATSKATTLGAASIFLAGFVYFGPSGEGLTSLVGIVFLFLTTPTGAHMISRSAQKMGVEFFGNADWPEDDD
- a CDS encoding monovalent cation/H+ antiporter complex subunit F, with protein sequence MASEAAVPAFLDYAIHASLVVAALLTLACSYRVIQGPTVPDRVVALDTIGTNVVAIGVLFALATGRGLFVLIGLVLAIVGFVSTVTVAKYVIEGDIIQ
- a CDS encoding Na+/H+ antiporter subunit E — translated: MKLPVKRWQATGVALAVLWLFVRGVRFTARNLAQESLIGLALGLPTAYVFREFFTGRVNLVRLARTVPYAVLYIAVFLWELLTANFDVARRVVDPRLPIEPRVVTVPLRVERDIAITTIANSITLTPGTLTMDYDDDQNALYVHAMAATTDEEVIDPIRTWEDYALVIFDEELKPGDPVPERDAENGGESGGE
- a CDS encoding complex I subunit 5 family protein, with product MNQFVIAPLLVALCTAILTLLTRRFGRVQRALSVLGGLGYVAAVAWLVTAVYPSGGPAVYHLGDWVAPYGIVLVADSLSAFMLAISAVVTLPALVYATRHVSAFGQKVSFHPLFHLMVVGVTGSFLTGDIFNLFVWFEVMLLSSYVLVVFYSGPEQTTATLRYVVLNLVGSAVMLLAIGGLYATTGTLNMADMAHRLANAQQYGVHVAPVLGLTALLFAVFMVKAGAVPFHWWVPDAYAAAPAPVSAVLAGVVKKVGVYAVIRLYFTVFAAAPLTDLAVPGDTVLGFFGIVLLASAVLSMLFGGIAAVGQHDLDRLLAYSSIGQVGFIFAALAAAALRPELAAVGIAAALVYSLTHALAKSLLFLLSGVVEDAAGTRRLDDLGGLARQSPVVAGAFLLGGLGLVGIPPLVGFFGKFLVFDALAQTDVVVGLAAALVGAILTVAYVSNAWNRGFWGEQSAAVAGWDADSVQVACVVALALGVVAAGVGFNPILEFARAGADAALDRTAYITSVLEQGGGHA
- a CDS encoding sodium:proton antiporter yields the protein MTETTLAVVLGALFAFGTYLVLRRDVVRVVWGVTIISQAANAYLITMGDIAGSVPVLSHHGPPFSGTTDPLVQALVLTAIVIGFGTTAFALALTYRVYEEHGTIDLEEL
- a CDS encoding MnhB domain-containing protein; amino-acid sequence: MSTIILRTVTRLAVPIVFITSFALFLQGHNLPGGGFIAGVLTATGLALVYIAYGLDFLEETVFQRSIGGSVEHIQHGLVSDYRRLFAVGLAVAAGSGLAFVALGMPFMSYGYTYASFPLYDHMELASAVVFDFGVYCVVVGSLLTILSVVGEE